In Terriglobia bacterium, the sequence TCTGCTCCTGCCTCGTACCTCGCACCTCCCGCTTGCGTCCGATAATATGTGGTGTGTCAGGAGGTTGTACCCCGGAAGCGGGGAGCGGGAGATTGGCGGAGCGTTATTGAGGCTAGCATGTGGGCGGTGGAAGTTGTAGTGACGAAGCCAGAGAGACAGGTGAGCGTTGCGGTGATCAGAAGTGGGA encodes:
- a CDS encoding integrase core domain-containing protein; this translates as PTSDHRNAHLSLWLRHYNFHRPHASLNNAPPISRSPLPGYNLLTHHILSDASGRCEVRGRSRTTRKPTSAIGKDGNH